In Brevibacillus brevis, a genomic segment contains:
- a CDS encoding YafY family protein, with translation MNKTDRLLAIVLELQRKGVVRAEDLAARFETSVRTIYRDMQALSEANVPIVGEPGVGYSLMEGYFLPPVSFTVEEAVSLIIGAHFVEQKFDRRYQEKARESRSKIEAVLPENVRMEAANILANMRLLAADNDSPSSKQEKERVDTLRQAMLDARKVWFRYRKNTAGADDQRESERVVAPYGLAIVNGSWVMLGHCELRGGLRHFRLSRMSELEILEETYQRPAHFNLQEYEPADDRRQFVRLLADRSIADRIKDSSYFYIDSMEDHEEGLLVTLRVRQTGEVLHWVLGWGAGIVVLEPESFRDQIREEIANMAKRY, from the coding sequence ATGAACAAAACCGACCGGCTTTTGGCGATCGTGCTGGAGCTCCAGCGCAAAGGTGTCGTACGAGCGGAGGATTTGGCTGCCCGCTTTGAGACGAGCGTACGGACCATTTACCGCGATATGCAGGCGCTAAGCGAAGCCAATGTCCCCATCGTAGGAGAGCCGGGCGTGGGCTACTCCCTGATGGAGGGGTACTTTTTGCCGCCCGTGAGCTTTACCGTGGAGGAAGCAGTGTCGCTCATCATCGGCGCTCATTTTGTCGAGCAAAAATTCGACCGGCGCTATCAGGAGAAGGCGAGGGAATCGCGTAGCAAGATCGAAGCCGTCCTTCCGGAGAATGTACGCATGGAGGCGGCAAACATCCTGGCGAACATGCGGCTGCTCGCGGCAGACAACGACTCTCCTTCCAGCAAGCAGGAAAAGGAGCGGGTGGATACGCTGCGGCAGGCGATGCTGGATGCCAGGAAAGTGTGGTTTCGCTATCGCAAAAACACGGCGGGGGCAGACGACCAGCGGGAGAGCGAGCGTGTCGTCGCCCCGTACGGGCTTGCAATCGTAAACGGATCGTGGGTCATGCTCGGACATTGTGAGCTTCGAGGAGGGCTTCGGCATTTTCGGTTGTCGCGGATGAGCGAGCTGGAGATTCTCGAGGAAACCTACCAGCGGCCGGCCCATTTCAACTTGCAGGAGTACGAGCCTGCCGACGACCGCAGACAGTTCGTGCGTCTGCTCGCCGACAGGAGCATTGCGGATCGAATCAAGGATTCTTCGTATTTTTACATCGACTCGATGGAAGACCACGAAGAAGGCTTGCTCGTGACGCTGCGTGTGCGCCAGACCGGGGAAGTGCTGCACTGGGTGCTGGGGTGGGGCGCCGGTATCGTGGTTCTGGAACCGGAGTCGTTTCGCGATCAAATTCGCGAAGAAATCGCAAACATGGCAAAACGCTACTGA
- a CDS encoding DinB family protein, whose protein sequence is MSTRKALQRFEESVSRYREELNEFSLEQLTRQPSPDDWSIGQMYMHLILATQYMHLANVEKCRLGKEVTAGEKTDAGREVIARGGFPPIRIKVPASPQYTPPQPVSKEQIEEGLNNVVTRMREVESTLEEISPVHKVEHPRFGALNASEWFLLIEMHFRHHFLQLDRLKNELGYIEQSQ, encoded by the coding sequence ATGAGTACACGCAAAGCATTGCAACGTTTTGAGGAATCGGTATCCCGCTATCGGGAGGAGCTAAATGAATTCTCGCTCGAGCAGCTCACCAGGCAGCCGAGTCCGGATGACTGGTCGATCGGGCAGATGTACATGCACCTGATTCTAGCGACCCAGTACATGCATCTGGCCAACGTCGAGAAGTGCCGCCTGGGGAAAGAGGTGACGGCCGGAGAAAAAACGGATGCCGGCCGCGAAGTTATTGCAAGAGGAGGGTTCCCGCCCATCCGCATCAAGGTCCCTGCTTCGCCGCAGTACACGCCGCCTCAGCCTGTCAGCAAGGAACAGATCGAGGAAGGCTTGAACAACGTGGTGACCCGGATGCGTGAGGTGGAGTCAACCTTGGAGGAAATATCGCCTGTCCACAAAGTCGAGCATCCGCGCTTCGGCGCCCTGAATGCCAGCGAATGGTTCCTCTTGATCGAGATGCACTTCCGCCATCATTTCCTCCAGTTGGACCGCCTGAAAAACGAGCTGGGCTACATCGAGCAATCGCAGTGA
- a CDS encoding TetR/AcrR family transcriptional regulator, with translation MAPLNEEQLHQIRDERRDQIMGAAIKVFAHRGIAGTKMSMIAAEAGISHGLLYHYFKSKEELLTKLVEEAMAGAEDAISSIYRLPGTPLEKIRAFSMEMLDESGAPYFMLIHQVRTSDGVPEKVKELIAHYNMDRFIEYMLPLFVEGQQAGEILPGDPAELISAYLSVLSALMVLNVQALGGYRMPKVDMLLRMIACL, from the coding sequence TTGGCACCATTAAATGAAGAACAATTGCATCAGATTCGCGATGAAAGACGGGACCAGATCATGGGAGCGGCGATCAAGGTGTTTGCGCATCGCGGGATCGCCGGAACGAAGATGAGTATGATCGCGGCGGAAGCGGGCATCAGCCACGGGCTTTTGTATCATTACTTCAAATCGAAGGAAGAATTGCTGACCAAGCTCGTGGAGGAAGCGATGGCCGGAGCAGAGGACGCCATCAGCAGCATCTACCGGCTGCCGGGGACGCCTCTCGAAAAGATCAGGGCCTTTTCCATGGAAATGCTCGACGAGAGCGGCGCACCTTATTTCATGCTGATCCACCAGGTCCGGACTTCGGATGGCGTCCCCGAGAAGGTGAAAGAGCTCATCGCGCATTACAATATGGACAGATTCATCGAGTACATGCTGCCCTTGTTTGTGGAGGGGCAGCAGGCGGGGGAGATTCTCCCGGGCGATCCCGCGGAGCTGATCTCTGCCTACTTGTCCGTCCTCTCCGCGCTCATGGTCCTGAACGTCCAGGCGCTCGGAGGCTACCGCATGCCAAAGGTCGATATGCTGCTGAGAATGATTGCCTGTCTGTAA